One window of Planktothrix serta PCC 8927 genomic DNA carries:
- a CDS encoding DUF1830 domain-containing protein yields the protein MQTVNLPVESIKTEILCSYKNLTKQLQILRMETTVRGYFERVVFPGEYCLFVGESNIDLEIYSSGDPTRIELEKIPCDSLKVEEAD from the coding sequence ATGCAAACCGTAAACTTGCCTGTCGAGTCGATTAAAACTGAAATTTTATGTAGTTATAAAAATCTCACGAAACAACTGCAAATTCTACGGATGGAAACTACAGTTCGAGGTTATTTTGAACGGGTTGTTTTTCCGGGGGAATATTGCTTATTTGTTGGAGAATCTAATATAGATTTGGAGATTTATTCGAGTGGAGATCCGACCCGAATTGAACTCGAAAAAATCCCTTGTGATTCCTTAAAAGTTGAAGAAGCCGATTGA
- a CDS encoding biliverdin-producing heme oxygenase, with product MTNLAEKLKLGTQQSHTNAEHTGFMKNFLSGGISKESFCQLLSNLYFVYSELESDLQSHQTDPMISTMYFPELNRKANLEKDLSFYYGEHWPDNITPSPAAQTYVSRLRELSTTEPTLLISHSYTRYMGDLSGGQSLKKIVQSVFNLEEHQGICFYEFDEIPDLNEFKNLYRQKLNELILSEELQAQVVAEANNAFTLNIAMLRDLGEISTPATV from the coding sequence ATGACTAATTTAGCTGAAAAACTCAAACTCGGAACCCAACAATCTCACACCAATGCCGAGCATACCGGATTTATGAAAAACTTTCTATCCGGTGGCATCAGTAAAGAGTCTTTTTGTCAACTCTTGAGTAATTTATATTTTGTTTATAGCGAATTAGAATCGGATTTGCAATCTCATCAAACCGATCCAATGATTAGCACAATGTACTTTCCCGAACTGAATCGCAAAGCCAATTTAGAAAAAGACTTAAGCTTTTATTATGGAGAACATTGGCCTGATAATATCACGCCCTCTCCGGCCGCACAAACCTATGTTTCCAGACTGCGTGAACTTTCAACGACCGAACCCACGCTATTAATTTCTCACTCCTATACTCGCTACATGGGTGATTTATCGGGCGGACAAAGCTTGAAAAAAATCGTCCAATCTGTCTTTAATTTAGAGGAACATCAAGGGATTTGTTTTTATGAATTCGATGAAATTCCTGATTTGAATGAGTTCAAAAACCTCTATCGTCAAAAATTAAATGAATTAATCCTCAGTGAAGAACTCCAAGCTCAAGTTGTAGCAGAAGCTAATAACGCTTTTACGCTCAATATTGCCATGTTGCGAGATTTAGGAGAAATTTCAACTCCAGCAACTGTTTAA
- a CDS encoding ArsR/SmtB family transcription factor has product MTNTTLKPMQPISTCEYLQLSPAALALMADFFKVLSEVSRLQIICCLKSGAKNVTQIIESTGLGQANVSKHLKVLAQAGIVTRTQQGVSVYYDIANPFLFEVCDLVCESLVSQMQQQNQHLEQLRAIKVAV; this is encoded by the coding sequence ATGACAAACACCACTTTAAAACCCATGCAACCGATTTCAACCTGCGAGTATTTACAGTTATCTCCCGCCGCCTTAGCGTTGATGGCAGACTTTTTTAAAGTATTATCGGAAGTCAGTCGGTTACAAATTATTTGCTGTTTAAAATCCGGGGCTAAAAACGTTACCCAGATTATTGAAAGCACCGGGTTAGGACAAGCCAATGTTTCTAAGCATTTAAAAGTTTTAGCTCAAGCTGGAATTGTCACGCGAACTCAGCAAGGCGTGAGCGTTTATTATGACATTGCCAATCCTTTTCTATTTGAAGTGTGCGATTTAGTCTGTGAATCTTTAGTGTCTCAAATGCAGCAGCAAAATCAACATTTAGAACAACTGCGAGCTATTAAAGTCGCTGTTTAG
- a CDS encoding MFS transporter, with amino-acid sequence MNSTPSSTVPPPEKLSLSTKLAFGAGDLGPAITANISVFFVLVFLTNVAGLPAGLAGSVLMVGKIWDAINDPIVGVLSDRTVHPWGRRYPWMVFGAIPFGILFFLQWIVPSNNNSVLFWYYVIIAICFNTAYTVVNLPYTALTPELTTDYNERTSLNSFRFAFSIGGSIFSLILAKIIFSLFPDSPYQRYLILGVVCGFLAVIPLFWCFLGTRKQVLSRQSGETLEDNSENIPIAEQIKIALSNKPFLLVIGVYLCSWLGVQLTASILPYFVVNWMQLPESTFPQVAIAVQGTALVMLFVWNLVSQRYGKKAVYFMGMGLWIVTQAGLFFLQPGQITLMYILAILAGCGVATAYLVPWSMIPDVIDLDELNTGQRREGVFYSFMVLLQKIGLAIGLFLVGQALDFAGFISSIPGQPAPIQPDSALLAIRFAIGPLPTIILIMGIIFACFYPITQEVHANILLQLSERKRNETLD; translated from the coding sequence ATGAACTCAACCCCTTCTTCAACGGTTCCCCCTCCAGAAAAGCTCAGTTTATCAACTAAATTAGCCTTTGGTGCGGGGGATTTGGGCCCTGCAATTACGGCGAATATTTCTGTATTTTTTGTTTTGGTTTTTCTGACTAATGTTGCGGGTTTACCTGCGGGATTAGCAGGAAGTGTATTAATGGTTGGAAAAATTTGGGATGCGATTAATGATCCGATTGTAGGAGTTTTAAGCGATCGCACGGTTCATCCTTGGGGAAGACGTTATCCTTGGATGGTTTTTGGTGCGATTCCCTTTGGCATTTTATTCTTTTTACAGTGGATTGTTCCCAGTAATAATAACTCAGTTTTGTTTTGGTATTATGTAATTATTGCGATTTGTTTTAATACCGCTTACACGGTTGTTAATTTACCTTATACGGCTTTAACTCCTGAGCTAACAACGGACTATAATGAACGCACAAGTTTAAATAGTTTTCGCTTCGCCTTTTCCATTGGTGGCAGTATTTTCTCCTTGATTTTAGCTAAAATTATTTTTAGTCTGTTCCCCGATTCTCCCTATCAACGCTATTTAATTTTAGGTGTAGTTTGTGGTTTTCTGGCTGTTATTCCGCTTTTTTGGTGTTTTTTAGGAACTCGTAAACAGGTTTTATCTCGACAGTCTGGGGAAACTCTTGAGGATAATTCCGAGAATATTCCTATCGCTGAACAAATTAAAATTGCTCTGAGTAATAAACCCTTTTTATTGGTGATTGGAGTTTATCTCTGTTCTTGGTTAGGGGTTCAACTCACGGCTTCTATTTTGCCCTATTTTGTAGTTAATTGGATGCAACTTCCTGAAAGCACTTTTCCCCAGGTTGCCATTGCAGTTCAAGGAACAGCTTTAGTGATGTTATTTGTTTGGAATTTAGTCAGTCAACGCTATGGGAAAAAAGCCGTTTATTTTATGGGAATGGGGTTATGGATTGTTACCCAAGCGGGTTTATTTTTCTTGCAACCGGGACAAATTACTTTGATGTATATTCTGGCAATTTTAGCCGGATGCGGGGTCGCAACGGCCTATTTAGTACCTTGGTCAATGATTCCTGATGTGATTGATTTAGATGAATTAAATACCGGACAAAGACGAGAAGGAGTTTTCTATTCTTTCATGGTGTTATTACAAAAAATTGGATTAGCCATTGGGTTATTTTTAGTCGGACAAGCCTTAGATTTTGCTGGATTTATTTCTAGTATTCCCGGTCAACCTGCACCGATACAACCGGACTCGGCTCTATTAGCGATTCGGTTTGCCATTGGCCCTTTACCCACAATTATTTTGATCATGGGCATAATTTTTGCCTGTTTCTATCCGATTACTCAAGAAGTTCACGCGAATATTTTACTTCAACTCAGCGAAAGAAAACGCAACGAAACTCTGGATTAA
- the hetL gene encoding heterocyst differentiation pentapeptide repeat protein HetL: MNVDEFLRRYAAAERNFPDIDLSSVDLQEANLVNLNLTGANLSYADLREARLGKANLSKANMSHANLSETILWGANLTEANLQQAQLREADLTGAKLLKTFLEETQFIKACLSGCNLRNANLSQAILFEANFRPNHNQQTDLSYAILAEADLSYANFSGAILHHTNLEKAKLCHAIFGVSGLGVLSSEQSYHTDLSEANLKGADLSYADLSGANLCHADLRGADLTRTILTDANLDGVIMPDGSIHD; encoded by the coding sequence ATGAATGTCGATGAATTTCTCCGAAGATATGCCGCCGCCGAACGGAATTTTCCTGATATTGACTTGTCTTCTGTTGATTTGCAAGAGGCAAATTTAGTCAATTTAAACCTGACTGGAGCTAACTTAAGTTATGCTGATTTACGCGAAGCGAGGTTAGGAAAAGCTAATCTTTCTAAAGCCAATATGAGCCATGCTAACTTAAGTGAAACTATTCTTTGGGGTGCCAATTTAACGGAAGCCAATTTACAACAAGCTCAGTTACGAGAAGCAGATTTAACCGGAGCAAAACTTTTAAAGACATTCTTAGAAGAAACTCAATTCATTAAAGCCTGTTTATCAGGATGCAATTTAAGAAACGCGAATCTTTCCCAAGCGATACTTTTTGAAGCCAATTTTCGCCCCAACCATAATCAACAAACGGATTTAAGTTATGCAATTTTAGCCGAAGCGGATTTAAGTTATGCCAATTTTAGCGGAGCTATTTTACATCACACCAATTTAGAAAAGGCAAAACTCTGTCACGCTATTTTTGGCGTTTCGGGTTTGGGGGTTTTAAGTTCCGAACAAAGCTATCATACCGACCTCAGTGAAGCAAATTTGAAAGGCGCGGATTTAAGTTATGCGGATTTAAGTGGGGCTAATTTATGTCATGCTGATTTGCGAGGTGCCGACTTAACCCGCACAATTTTAACCGATGCTAATCTCGACGGAGTGATTATGCCCGATGGTAGCATTCATGATTAA
- a CDS encoding efflux RND transporter periplasmic adaptor subunit → MSDLQSQKSTVKEQDQEWVEPEFYPNKTDLHPQFLPPKTTLEPAISQTGWLKMLLIILITLGIGFFGGQWWQSTAKNGESPAAERSDRPKGNAVRIAAVETFNIEETSEFVGTLEAKQVVNIKPEIEGRITQILVESGQILQAGDAIARLKSDNVEASLTQTKANLLRAQARLAELQAGSRPEEIAQGRAKLAQAKAGLADAESGSFLAEINEAASQIDSIRAEAQLAENRVNRFEELSQSGAISQDEFDALLSRKTSAEANLQAAQRRLEQLQKNRLSEINLRRAVVEQEQQALRQLENGTRIQEIQQAEAQVAEAAAQVRSIEVELQETAVLAPFTGVVGDVNIKVGDYVDKGDIITRLTANDQLELSLPIALERQEDLKLGLPLQMVDNQGKILGTGRISFISPSVNQDSQTILAKATFDNSQRLFKDGQFVRAEVVWKQKNNVVVIPMTAVKFQGDQRFVFLAEGQEKLTAKRQPVKLGLIQGDRAEILQGLQPGQKLIVSGTQKLSDGAAINILSPNSDQTPKGKR, encoded by the coding sequence ATGTCTGATTTGCAATCCCAAAAATCTACCGTGAAAGAGCAGGATCAAGAGTGGGTTGAGCCAGAGTTTTATCCGAATAAAACTGATCTCCACCCTCAATTTTTACCCCCAAAAACCACCCTAGAACCTGCAATTTCTCAAACAGGATGGTTAAAAATGCTCCTCATTATTTTAATAACATTAGGCATTGGTTTTTTCGGGGGACAATGGTGGCAATCTACTGCTAAGAATGGGGAAAGCCCAGCAGCAGAAAGATCGGATCGACCGAAAGGAAATGCAGTTAGAATTGCGGCGGTAGAAACTTTTAATATTGAAGAAACCTCTGAATTTGTGGGAACATTAGAAGCAAAACAGGTGGTGAATATTAAGCCGGAAATTGAAGGTCGAATTACCCAAATTTTAGTAGAATCCGGGCAAATACTTCAAGCTGGAGATGCGATCGCACGGCTAAAAAGTGATAATGTAGAAGCAAGTTTAACCCAAACCAAAGCTAATTTACTTCGCGCTCAAGCTCGGTTAGCAGAATTACAAGCCGGAAGTCGTCCTGAAGAAATTGCTCAAGGGCGGGCGAAATTAGCCCAAGCAAAAGCAGGATTAGCCGATGCTGAATCCGGTAGTTTTTTAGCAGAAATTAATGAAGCCGCATCTCAAATTGATTCAATTCGAGCCGAAGCTCAATTAGCCGAAAATCGGGTGAATCGTTTTGAAGAATTAAGCCAATCTGGGGCAATTTCTCAGGATGAATTTGATGCGTTATTATCTCGAAAAACCAGTGCTGAGGCAAATTTACAAGCGGCTCAACGTCGTTTAGAACAATTACAAAAAAATCGACTATCAGAAATTAATTTACGTCGGGCGGTTGTTGAACAGGAACAACAAGCTTTAAGACAATTAGAAAATGGGACTCGGATTCAAGAAATTCAACAGGCGGAAGCACAGGTTGCTGAAGCGGCGGCTCAAGTTCGCAGTATTGAAGTCGAGTTACAAGAAACAGCCGTTTTAGCACCGTTTACCGGAGTGGTGGGAGATGTGAATATTAAAGTCGGAGATTATGTAGATAAAGGGGATATCATTACCCGTTTAACGGCGAATGATCAGTTAGAATTGAGTTTACCAATCGCCTTAGAACGTCAGGAGGATTTGAAATTAGGATTACCTTTGCAAATGGTTGATAATCAGGGAAAAATATTAGGGACAGGACGGATTAGTTTTATTTCTCCATCGGTAAATCAAGACTCTCAAACGATTTTAGCAAAAGCCACTTTTGATAATAGTCAAAGATTATTTAAAGATGGTCAATTTGTCCGGGCTGAAGTCGTTTGGAAACAAAAAAATAATGTTGTTGTCATTCCAATGACGGCGGTTAAATTTCAAGGGGATCAACGATTTGTATTTCTAGCCGAAGGACAGGAAAAATTAACAGCCAAACGACAACCTGTTAAATTAGGTTTAATTCAAGGCGATCGCGCTGAAATTTTACAAGGACTTCAACCCGGACAAAAACTAATTGTTTCCGGGACACAAAAATTATCCGATGGCGCGGCTATTAATATTTTATCTCCTAATTCAGATCAGACTCCGAAGGGTAAACGTTAA
- a CDS encoding zinc ribbon domain-containing protein, which translates to MLEKDASWYLFRQWIEYFAAKFNKLAIPVAPHYTSQKCSNCGVIVKKSLSTRTHVCNCGCELHRDTNAAINILNLGKQARGGHPRSNANGLETSTLLGETLVAASI; encoded by the coding sequence GTGCTAGAAAAAGATGCCAGTTGGTATTTGTTCCGACAATGGATAGAATATTTTGCAGCTAAATTTAATAAATTAGCAATTCCGGTTGCACCCCATTACACTTCGCAAAAATGTTCTAATTGTGGGGTAATCGTGAAAAAATCTCTATCAACCCGCACCCATGTTTGTAATTGTGGATGTGAGTTACATAGAGATACAAATGCTGCAATTAATATTCTAAATCTTGGTAAACAAGCTAGGGGAGGGCATCCCCGAAGTAACGCTAATGGACTAGAAACCTCTACTCTTCTTGGGGAAACCCTGGTCGCAGCAAGTATCTAG
- the acsF gene encoding magnesium-protoporphyrin IX monomethyl ester (oxidative) cyclase: protein MVNTVQSPGTQELRPGIKNPVQETLLTPRFYTTDFEAMANLDLSAHEEEFASVLEELRSDYNRHHFVRDEEFEQSWEQIDQKTRMAFVDFLERSCTSEFSGFLLFKELSRQLKNRNPLLSEAFTLLARDEARHAGFINKAMSDFNLSLDLGYLTKNRTYTFFKPEWIIYAVYLSEKIGYWRYITVFRHLEAHPEHQYYPLFRYFESWCQDENRHGDFFKVLLRSQPKMWQGWQGRLWARFFLLTVFATHTLTVDERADFYDTLGLDAREYNRHVVRKTNETSLRAFPEVLDTEHPDFFRRLEQCSENNVKNQKIDAGQNPKWVKFLLKLPTNCSTLWNLFRIYITKPIDAEALRAEVH, encoded by the coding sequence ATGGTGAATACTGTCCAAAGCCCCGGAACTCAGGAACTTCGCCCAGGGATTAAAAATCCTGTTCAAGAGACATTGCTGACCCCGCGCTTCTACACCACAGACTTTGAAGCGATGGCTAACCTAGACTTATCTGCCCATGAAGAGGAATTTGCGTCGGTTTTAGAGGAGTTACGCTCTGACTATAACCGCCACCATTTTGTTCGGGATGAAGAATTTGAACAAAGTTGGGAACAAATTGATCAGAAAACGCGCATGGCGTTTGTTGACTTTTTAGAACGGTCTTGTACCTCGGAATTTTCTGGATTTTTACTGTTTAAAGAGTTATCTCGTCAACTCAAAAACCGAAATCCCCTATTATCTGAAGCGTTTACTTTATTGGCTAGAGATGAAGCGCGTCATGCGGGATTTATTAATAAAGCCATGTCGGATTTTAATTTATCGTTGGATTTAGGATATTTAACTAAAAACCGTACCTACACTTTCTTTAAACCGGAGTGGATTATTTACGCTGTTTATTTATCAGAAAAAATTGGTTATTGGCGTTATATTACTGTTTTCCGCCATTTAGAAGCCCATCCTGAACATCAATATTATCCGTTATTCCGCTATTTTGAAAGCTGGTGTCAAGATGAAAACCGACATGGAGATTTCTTTAAGGTTTTATTGAGATCTCAGCCTAAAATGTGGCAAGGTTGGCAAGGAAGATTATGGGCAAGATTTTTCCTGTTAACGGTATTTGCAACCCATACCTTAACGGTTGATGAACGGGCGGATTTCTATGATACCTTGGGGTTAGATGCACGGGAATATAATCGTCATGTTGTGCGGAAAACCAATGAAACCTCGTTAAGAGCATTTCCAGAGGTTTTAGATACCGAACACCCCGACTTTTTCCGGCGCTTAGAACAATGTTCTGAGAATAATGTTAAAAACCAAAAAATTGATGCTGGCCAAAATCCAAAATGGGTTAAATTCTTATTGAAATTACCCACCAATTGTTCCACGTTATGGAATTTATTCAGAATTTATATCACCAAACCCATTGATGCAGAAGCATTACGGGCAGAAGTTCATTAA
- a CDS encoding efflux RND transporter permease subunit encodes MFTNFFIKRPVFASVCSLLIIILGIVGYTRLPVQEYPKIDPPIVTVSTSYPGASPQVVETEVTEILEAQINGIAGIKTLTSSSREGSSSISVQFELNRDLEVAAQEVRSRVARGARSLPDEVDEPVVEKRSGDDERILWIALFAKTLSPLELSNYADIYIKNVLETVDGVNSIFIGGERRYAMRLWLDPVKMAARQITALDIEAALRRQNVEIPSGRVEGKETEYPVRTLGRLQTPQDYEDLIIKRTDNGSQIKIREIGRAEIGAKDDRVIARFKGTPAVSLGISKLSDANLIEVAHGIKAKLAELEKSFPEGVSYQIAVDYSEFVELAIEEVWISLLISIGLVVLIIFLFLRNWRATLIPAITIPISLIGAFSVMFFMGFSINTLTLFALTLATGLVVDDTIVVLENIIRYMEEKRLDPFPATYAAVGEVVFAVIATTVVLIAVFVPVAFAAGATGRLFNEFALTLAGSVVFSSIVALTLAPPLSARLLRHETQPKGLMKLLSFPLDLFEWVLNKIIAIYAFTLKLLMGIKPLLILGFIASLGLTAWLFLQLPQSFLPTEDRGRIFTPITAPEGVSLNYTNRVVQQVEKILSQVPEVESYFAIAGSSRGASQANTGFSFARLIPWSERTKPEQSQQSIVKQLLGKFSTITDALVFPTNPGGLPGGSQGQPIQFVLQGNDLEQLAQVSQDFVIRARDLPELVNIDTNLKLNKPELTITVDRSQAGNLGVSVQDIARTLQILVGGQEITNFNQGNQRYEVVVRAEEKYRANPEDLKELYVRSQQGEMIALSNLVTLSTATTPPQISHFNRFRSATLDGSPASGVSLGEALKALENLAQEILPPEMRTAYSGESLEFKEGGQATNFIFALALIFIFLTLAAQFESYIDPIIILLAVPLSLLGAFGALWIAQLDLNAYSRIGLIMLIGLATKNSILIVEFANQLREQGLSIQQAALEACRLRFRPIMMTALSTILGVMPLAFATGAGAGSRVAIGMAVMGGMIVSTFLSLYIIPVFYVIATSLQSRLMGDHSQRQDSENVAMNTENRLNSNRNGSQNGHSKVEVVTSHRDHHTKSSQSSDKTRNL; translated from the coding sequence ATGTTTACTAATTTTTTTATTAAAAGACCTGTTTTTGCGTCGGTTTGTTCATTGCTGATTATTATTTTAGGAATAGTCGGTTATACTCGCCTTCCCGTGCAGGAATACCCTAAAATTGATCCGCCAATTGTTACTGTAAGCACCAGTTATCCAGGGGCGAGTCCGCAGGTTGTGGAAACAGAAGTTACGGAAATTTTAGAAGCACAAATTAACGGGATTGCTGGAATTAAAACATTAACTTCTAGTAGTCGAGAAGGAAGTAGTTCTATTTCTGTACAATTTGAATTAAATCGAGATTTAGAAGTCGCCGCCCAAGAAGTTAGAAGTCGGGTGGCTAGAGGGGCGAGAAGCTTACCTGATGAAGTCGATGAACCTGTAGTAGAAAAGCGATCGGGAGATGATGAACGAATTTTATGGATCGCTTTGTTTGCTAAAACTTTATCTCCTTTAGAGTTAAGTAATTACGCAGATATTTATATTAAAAATGTTTTAGAAACTGTTGATGGTGTTAATAGTATTTTTATCGGTGGAGAACGTCGTTATGCCATGCGATTATGGTTAGATCCCGTAAAAATGGCTGCCCGTCAAATTACCGCTTTAGATATAGAAGCAGCCTTAAGAAGACAAAACGTTGAAATTCCCAGTGGTCGAGTTGAAGGAAAAGAAACAGAATATCCAGTGAGAACTTTGGGAAGATTGCAAACTCCCCAAGATTATGAAGACTTAATTATTAAGCGGACTGATAATGGTTCACAAATTAAAATTAGAGAGATTGGGCGGGCAGAAATTGGGGCAAAAGATGATCGAGTCATTGCCCGTTTTAAAGGAACTCCTGCGGTTTCATTAGGGATTAGTAAACTTTCTGACGCTAATTTAATTGAAGTTGCCCATGGGATTAAAGCCAAATTAGCGGAATTAGAAAAAAGTTTTCCCGAAGGAGTTAGCTATCAAATTGCAGTGGATTATTCTGAATTTGTAGAACTTGCCATTGAAGAAGTTTGGATTAGTTTGTTAATTTCAATTGGATTAGTGGTTTTAATTATCTTTTTATTCCTGCGAAATTGGAGAGCAACCTTAATTCCCGCGATTACGATTCCTATTTCTTTAATTGGGGCATTTAGTGTGATGTTTTTTATGGGATTTTCCATTAATACATTAACCCTATTTGCCTTAACATTAGCAACGGGTTTAGTCGTAGATGATACGATTGTAGTCTTAGAAAATATCATCCGTTATATGGAAGAAAAACGGCTAGATCCATTTCCAGCGACTTATGCCGCCGTTGGAGAGGTTGTTTTTGCCGTGATTGCAACAACGGTTGTTTTAATTGCCGTATTTGTTCCTGTTGCCTTTGCTGCGGGAGCAACGGGACGATTATTTAATGAATTTGCTTTAACATTAGCAGGTTCGGTGGTCTTTTCTAGTATTGTTGCATTAACCTTAGCACCTCCGCTTTCTGCCCGTTTACTCCGTCACGAAACCCAGCCGAAGGGATTAATGAAACTGCTATCTTTCCCCCTGGATTTATTTGAGTGGGTCTTGAATAAAATTATTGCTATTTATGCTTTTACATTAAAACTATTAATGGGAATTAAACCCCTCTTAATTTTAGGATTTATTGCTTCTTTAGGCTTAACAGCTTGGTTATTCTTACAATTACCCCAAAGCTTTTTACCCACTGAAGATCGAGGTCGAATCTTTACCCCAATTACGGCTCCCGAAGGTGTGAGTTTAAACTATACAAATCGTGTGGTTCAGCAGGTTGAAAAAATCTTAAGTCAAGTGCCAGAAGTTGAAAGTTATTTTGCCATAGCAGGTTCTAGCCGAGGAGCATCTCAAGCCAATACAGGATTCTCTTTTGCCCGTTTAATTCCTTGGTCTGAACGAACCAAACCAGAACAATCTCAACAATCTATTGTTAAGCAATTATTAGGTAAATTTTCAACAATTACCGATGCTTTAGTTTTCCCCACAAATCCAGGAGGATTACCCGGAGGCAGTCAAGGTCAACCGATACAATTTGTTTTACAAGGTAATGATTTAGAACAACTCGCGCAAGTTTCTCAAGATTTTGTAATTCGTGCTAGAGATTTACCTGAGTTAGTTAATATTGATACTAATTTAAAACTGAATAAACCTGAATTAACGATTACTGTAGATCGTTCCCAAGCGGGAAATTTAGGGGTTTCTGTACAGGATATTGCCCGAACCTTACAAATTTTAGTCGGAGGTCAAGAAATTACCAATTTTAATCAGGGAAATCAACGTTATGAAGTTGTGGTTCGGGCTGAGGAGAAGTATCGAGCAAATCCCGAAGATTTAAAAGAATTATATGTGCGTTCCCAACAAGGAGAAATGATTGCTTTAAGTAATTTAGTCACCCTTTCAACGGCAACAACACCGCCCCAAATTAGCCACTTCAATCGCTTTCGGTCTGCGACTTTAGATGGCAGTCCAGCATCGGGCGTAAGTTTAGGAGAAGCGTTAAAGGCGTTGGAAAATTTAGCCCAAGAAATTTTACCTCCTGAAATGCGAACTGCTTACTCTGGAGAATCTTTAGAATTTAAAGAAGGGGGTCAGGCGACTAATTTTATTTTTGCTCTAGCTTTAATCTTTATTTTCCTCACCTTAGCCGCCCAATTTGAAAGTTATATTGACCCAATTATTATTTTATTAGCAGTTCCTTTGTCGTTATTAGGAGCATTTGGGGCGTTATGGATTGCACAATTAGACTTAAATGCCTATAGTCGAATTGGGTTAATTATGTTGATTGGATTAGCGACTAAAAACTCAATTTTAATTGTGGAATTTGCCAACCAATTACGAGAACAAGGGTTATCGATTCAACAAGCGGCTTTAGAAGCCTGTCGATTACGATTTCGACCGATTATGATGACGGCTTTATCGACCATTTTAGGGGTTATGCCTTTGGCTTTTGCCACAGGTGCCGGGGCGGGGAGTCGAGTGGCGATTGGGATGGCGGTGATGGGGGGAATGATTGTCTCGACCTTCCTGAGTCTCTATATTATTCCGGTTTTTTATGTGATTGCGACCAGTTTGCAATCCCGTTTGATGGGGGATCATTCTCAACGCCAAGATTCAGAAAATGTGGCGATGAATACAGAAAATAGATTGAATTCTAATAGAAATGGGAGTCAGAACGGTCACAGTAAGGTTGAGGTTGTTACTTCCCATCGGGATCACCACACAAAATCTTCACAAAGTTCTGATAAAACTCGAAATTTGTAA
- a CDS encoding DUF1517 domain-containing protein — MAAVGDRFNRMIGKTRFVVSRLFLHLGGYQVAPLLGVLNQVVRNVVDAEGDLEATGEGLVKVCQSLLQYDNYWQSGSNEGDVVWSEGEASDYFNELFTDSGQRYLSEPDLSQPLDITQLLSLPMTHNLVVMITIVSEGEVPDLETDLASFEAMSSGLKAIINLHYQSRLRGIQIHFSPARLGEELTDDQLLQNFPELIPL; from the coding sequence ATGGCTGCTGTAGGCGATCGCTTTAATCGCATGATCGGAAAAACCCGGTTTGTGGTCAGTCGTTTGTTTCTGCATTTAGGCGGTTATCAGGTAGCCCCCCTATTGGGGGTACTCAACCAAGTCGTCAGAAACGTCGTTGATGCCGAGGGAGACTTGGAGGCGACAGGAGAAGGATTAGTAAAAGTTTGCCAAAGTCTGCTTCAATATGATAACTATTGGCAGTCCGGCTCCAATGAAGGAGATGTAGTTTGGAGCGAAGGAGAAGCCTCAGATTACTTTAACGAACTGTTCACGGACTCTGGCCAACGGTATTTGAGCGAACCCGACTTATCTCAACCGCTTGATATAACTCAACTGCTTTCTTTACCCATGACCCACAATTTAGTGGTAATGATTACAATAGTCAGTGAAGGGGAAGTTCCTGATTTAGAAACGGATTTAGCGAGTTTTGAGGCCATGAGTAGTGGGTTAAAAGCAATTATTAATCTTCACTATCAAAGCAGACTCAGAGGAATTCAAATTCATTTCTCCCCAGCCCGTTTAGGAGAGGAATTAACCGACGATCAATTATTACAGAACTTTCCTGAACTGATTCCGCTTTAA